The following coding sequences lie in one Cucurbita pepo subsp. pepo cultivar mu-cu-16 chromosome LG13, ASM280686v2, whole genome shotgun sequence genomic window:
- the LOC111808201 gene encoding oxysterol-binding protein-related protein 1C-like, with protein sequence MHSFCCVSTVSENSPSKQPPIPMPDLHIAPASPAVSVASRSDPTIRISNYGHNRSLSSSDAGRLSQRSIFAAEMVGRHSSAREPPVDVKINDIVGNGICGILYKWVNYGKGWRRRWFVLQDGVLSYYKIHGPDKIVVNEETEKGSKVIGEVSMRRISRHKNGFSNQTLQFPLRRKPFGEVHLKVSSIRESRSDDKRFSIFTGTKRLHLRAETREDRVAWMEALQAVKELFPRMSNCELMAPMDFLSVSTDKIRQRLLEEGVSETAIQDTENIMKTEFAALQNQLLLLKQKQWQLIDTLRHLETEKVDLENTVVDESQRQSNDPRALPGQLEKFSDVSATESDDDNERVDAAEEETDEDENTFFDTRDFLSSSSFKSNGSDYRISSFSSDDEGLCTVDSEEEVDPSIRSVGTNYPYVKRRKKLPDPVEKEKGVSLWSMIKDNIGKDLTKVCLPVYFNEPLSSLQKCFEDLEYSYLIDRAYEWGRRGDSLMRILNVAAFAVSGYASTEGRSCKPFNPLLGETYEADFPDKGLKFFSEKVSHHPMVVACHCEGNGWRFWGDSNLKSKFWGRSIQLDPVGVLTLEFDDGEVYQWSKVTTSIYNLILGKLYCDHYGTMRIQGNRDYLCKLKFKEQSIIDRNPHQVQGVVQDKTGRTVATLFGKWDESMHYVKGDCSHKGKGFDSLSEAHLLWKRSKAPKFSTRYNFTRFAMTLNELTPGLKEKLPPTDSRLRPDQRCLENGEYEMANSEKLRLEQRQRQARKMQERGWKPRWFAKEKGSDTYRYIGGYWEAREQGKWDSCPDIFGQIPTDPQLE encoded by the exons ATGCATTCTTTCTGCTGCGTCTCCACTGTCTCCGAGAACTCTCCTTCCAAGCAACCGCCGATTCCGATGCCGGACCTCCATATTGCACCGGCCTCTCCTGCTGTCTCTGTCGCGTCCAGATCCGATCCGACGATTCGAATTTCCAATTATGGGCATAATCGGAGTCTTAGTAGTAGCGATGCCGGACGACTTAGTCAGCGGAGTATTTTTGCTGCTGAGATGGTTGGACGCCATTCCTCGGCTAGGGAGCCTCCGGTTGACGTTAAGATCAATGATATTGTTGGGAATGGTATCTGTGGTATTCTCTACAAGTGGGTGAACTACGGCAAAGGTTGGCGTCGTCGTTGGTTTGTGCTTCAGGATGGCGTTTTGTCATACTATAAGATTCATGGACCTGATAAGATCGTTGTCAATGAGGAAACAGAAAAGGGATCGAAGGTCATCGGCGAGGTGTCGATGCGGAGGATTTCGAGGCATAAGAACGGGTTCTCTAATCAGACTCTCCAGTTCCCACTCAGGCGCAAGCCATTTGGGGAAGTTCATCTCAAG GTCTCCTCAATTCGAGAAAGCCGGTCAGATGATAAGAGGTTTTCCATCTTCACTGGGACAAAGAGACTTCACTTGCGGGCAGAGACCCGCGAGGATCGGGTGGCATGGATGGAGGCATTGCAGGCAGTGAAAGAATTATTCCCAAGGATGTCTAACTGTGAGCTCATGGCGCCTATGGACTTCTTGTCTGTGTCAACTGACAAGATTAGACAGCGGCTTCTAGAAGAGGGTGTCAGTGAAACAGCCATTCAGGACACTGAAAATATTATGAAGACTGAGTTTGCTGCACTGCAAAACCAGCTTTTGTTGCTCAAGCAGAAGCAGTGGCAACTTATTGACACACTGCGGCACTTAGAG ACAGAAAAGGTTGACTTGGAGAATACAGTAGTTGATGAGAGCCAGAGACAGTCAAATGATCCTAGGGCCTTGCCTGGTCAGCTGGAAAAATTTAGTG ATGTGAGTGCTACTGAATCTGATGATGATAATGAGAGAGTCGATGCTGCAGAGGAAGAAACAGACGAAGATGAAAACACATTTTTTGACACTCGAGATTTTTTATCATCGAGTTCGTTCAAAAGTAATGGATCCGATTACAGGAtatcatcattttcttctgaTGATGAAGGCCTTTGTACAGTTGATTCTGAGGAAGAGGTGGATCCATCAATTAGATCTGTTGGAACAAATTATCCTTATGTTAAGCGGCGCAAGAAATTACCTGATCCAGTTGAAAAGGAGAAGGGTGTCAGTCTTTGGTCAATGATTAAAGACAACATTGGAAAAGATCTCACTAAAGTCTGTCTTCCTGTGTACTTTAATGAgcctctttcttctctgcaaaaGTGTTTTGAAGATTTAGAATATTCATACCTCATTGATCGGGCATATGAATGGGGAAGAAGG GGTGACAGCCTCATGAGGATTCTAAACGTAGCTGCATTTGCTGTATCTGGGTATGCTTCAACAGAAGGAAGAAGTTGCAAACCATTTAACCCACTGTTAGGGGAAACTTATGAGGCCGACTTTCCAGATAAAGGGCTCAAGTTTTTCTCGGAGAAG GTTAGCCATCATCCAATGGTAGTTGCATGCCATTGCGAGGGCAATGGATGGAGATTTTGGGGTGATAGCAATTTGAAGAGTAAATTTTGGGGTCGGTCAATTCAGCTTGATCCTGTTGGTGTCTTGACATTAGAATTTGATGATGGAGAAGTCTATCAATGGAGTAAG GTGACAACGTCAATTTACAACCTGATACTGGGAAAGCTGTACTGTGATCATTATGGTACAATGCGCATACAGGGAAATCGTGACTACTTGtgtaaactaaaatttaaggaGCAGTCCATTATTGACAGGAATCCGCACCAG GTACAGGGTGTAGTTCAAGATAAAACTGGAAGGACGGTGGCTACATTATTTGGAAAATGGGATGAAAGTATGCATTATGTGAAGGGGGACTGTTCCCATAAGGGAAAAGGATTTGATTCTTTATCTGAAGCCCACCTACTCTGGAAACGAAGCAAGGcaccaaaattttctactagATATAACTTCACGCGCTTTGCTATGACTTTGAATGAGCTGACACCAGGCTTGAAG GAAAAGTTACCTCCTACAGATTCAAGGCTCAGACCTGATCAAAGGTGTCTAGAAAATGGAGAGTACGAAATGGCTAACTCAGAAAAGTTGCGATTAGAGCAGCGCCAGCGGCAG GCTCGGAAGATGCAAGAGCGAGGTTGGAAACCAAGGTGGTTTGCCAAGGAGAAGGGAAGTGATACTTACCGCTACATTGGTGGGTACTGGGAGGCCAGGGAGCAAGGGAAATGGGATTCATGCCCTGATATATTCGGTCAGATCCCTACTGATCCACAACTCGAGTGA
- the LOC111808204 gene encoding LOW QUALITY PROTEIN: biotin--protein ligase 1, chloroplastic-like (The sequence of the model RefSeq protein was modified relative to this genomic sequence to represent the inferred CDS: inserted 1 base in 1 codon): MDISPTCALILSGKTAADNETAKLLKRNDTSKLPDDTEISVFLHSERDEFLEENGFRIDSYLNALSTNTFGRFXSTQDIISHNFSDVPLGTVCVADVQFKGRGRSKNLWESPPGCLMFSFTIQMEDGRIIPLLQYVISLAITEAIKDLCDKEGLPSIDLKIKWPNDLYVNGLKVGGILCTSTYRSKKFNVTAGIGLNVDNNKPSTCLNEALTNLSSTPYRFRKEDILAFFFNKFERLYDIFINQGFRALEELYYQTWLHSGQRVIVQEKKDDQEVENVVTIQGLTSSGYLLAIGDDSQMCELHPDGNRRCCVVMVKRMQLI; the protein is encoded by the exons ATGGACATCAGTCCAACCTGTGCGTTGATCTTGAGTGGAAAAACGGCGGCTGACAATGAAACTGCCAAATTACTCAAGAGGAATGACACTTCGAAACTCCCTGACGATACTGAAATTTCGGTTTTCTTGCATTCAGAAAGGGATGAATTCCTGGAGGAAAATGGGTTTCGAATTGATTCGTATTTGAATGCTCTTTCTACCAATACTTTTGGTAGAT CTTCTACTCAGGATATCATTTCTCA CAACTTCAGCGACGTTCCCCTGGGTACGGTCTGTGTGGCTGATGTTCAGTTCAAGGGAAGAG GTCGATCGAAGAATTTGTGGGAATCTCCCCCTGGTTGCCTTATGTTTTCCTTTACTATTCAAATGGAAGATGGGCGTATTATTCCTCTATTACAATATGTAATATCTCTTGCTATTACTGAGGCCATTAAAGATCTTTGCGACAAAGAG GGTTTACCCTCTATTGATTTGAAAATAAAGTGGCCAAATGATCTTTACGTGAATGGCCTTAAAGTTGGAGGCATTTTGTGCACTTCAACATATAGATCGAAGAAGTTTAATGTTACTGCTG GTATAGGTTTGAATGTAGACAATAACAAACCATCAACGTGCTTGAATGAAGCTCTTACAAATTTATCCAGTACACCTTACAGGTTCAGAAAAGAGGATATCTTAGCATTCTTCTTTAACAAGTTTGAAAGATTGTACGatattttcataaatcaaG ggTTTCGGGCTCTCGAGGAACTCTACTATCAGACATGGTTGCACAG TGGGCAAAGAGTTATTGTacaggaaaagaaagatgatcaagaagtggaaaatgTTGTCACTATTCAG GGGTTGACATCTTCAGGATATTTGCTAGCTATTGGAGATGACAGCCAAATGTGCGAGCTTCATCCAGATGGGAATA GAAGGTGTTGTGTTGTGATGGTGAAACGGATGCAGCTTATTTGA
- the LOC111808202 gene encoding histone-lysine N-methyltransferase ASHR1 — translation MEGLQNALNDRGLTVTILPEKGRSLFTTRNFHPGEEIISQEPYVCVPNNSTVESRCDRCFASINLKKCSACKVAWYCSSMCQKSEWKLHRLECDALARLDKDRHKSVTPSIRLIIKLFIRRKLQSEKVIPTTATDNYKLVEALIDHMSGIDEKQLVLYAQMGTLVNFILQWPEMNVKEIARHFSKLACNAHTICDSELRPLGTGLYPVISIINHSCLANAVLVFEGRSAVVRAVQHIPAGAEVSISYIETAGSTMTRQKALKENYLFTCTCSRCVKDQEDEIKESAILEGYRCKNDQCDGFLLRNSDDTGFTCQQCGLVRNKEEIKNIASQIKSISDEASTSMFHQNCGEALFMYEKLEELQKILCHPCSISLMQTREKLLKISMELENWTKALLYCKLTISVYQKLYPGIHPLLGLQFYTCGKLEWLLGYTEDAVKSYTKAFDILRITHGTNSSFMKDLLLKLEEARAEASYKHSSMEDE, via the exons ATGGAGGGCTTGCAGAATGCTCTAAACGACCGTGGGTTAACGGTTACTATTCTGCCGGAGAAGGGCCGGAGCCTCTTCACCACCAGGAATTTTCATCCGg GAGAAGAAATAATTAGCCAAGAACCTTATGTTTGCGTCCCCAACAACTCGACAGTTGAGTCCAGATGTGACCGATGTTTCGCATCAATAAACCTTAAGAAATGCTCAGCTTGCAAAGTTGCATGGTATTGCAGTAGTATGTGCCAG AAGTCGGAGTGGAAGTTGCATCGTCTTGAATGTGATGCTCTTGCAAGGCTCGACAAGGATAGGCATAAATCTGTTACTCCATCTATAAGGTTGATTATCAAACTCTTCATTCGAAGAAAACTGCAAAGTGAAAAG GTCATACCTACGACCGCAACAGACAATTATAAATTGGTGGAGGCACTAATAGATC ACATGTCTGGCATAGATGAAAAACAATTGGTGTTGTATGCTCAGATGGGAACTCTTGTGAATTTTATCCTGCAGTGGCCAGAAATGAACGTAAAAGAAATAGCACGACACTTCTCCAAG CTTGCATGTAATGCACATACCATATGTGACAGTGAACTTAGACCCTTGGGTACTGGACTATATCCTGTAATCTCCATTATAAACCATAG CTGCTTGGCCAATGCTGTTTTGGTATTCGAGGGAAGATCTGCTGTGGTCCGTGCAGTGCAACATATACCCGCAGGTGCTGAG GTGTCGATCAGTTACATCGAAACTGCTGGAAGCACTATGACTCGGCAGAAAGCTCTTAAAGAAAACTACTTATTCACTTGCACATGCTCTCGATGCGTTAAA gatcAAGAAGATGAAATCAAAGAAAGTGCAATTTTGGAAGGATACAGGTGCAAAAATGACCAATGTGATGGTTTCCTGCTTCGTAATTCTG ATGACACTGGATTCACATGCCAACAATGTGGGCTTGTTCGAAATAAGGAAGAGATAAAAAATATTGCTagtcaaataaaatcaatatcaGATGAAGCTTCTACTTCTATGTTTCACCAAA ATTGTGGAGAAGCTTTatttatgtatgaaaaacTTGAGGAACTCCAAAAAATATTATGCCATCCTTGTTCCATTAGTTTGATGCAAACTCGAGAAAAGCTTCTCAAG ATTTCGATGGAGCTAGAGAATTGGACAAAAGCTCTACTATACTGTAAACTGACAATTTCAGTTTATCAAA AACTATACCCTGGGATCCATCCATTGCTTGGCTTGCAGTTCTATACTTGTGGGAAATTGGAATG GCTACTTGGGTATACAGAGGATGCTGTAAAATCGTATACCAAGGCATTCGATATACTGCGAATTACTCATGGAACTAATTCAAGTTTCATGAAGGACCTGCTGCTAAAGTTGGAAGAAGCTCGTGCTGAAGCTTCTTATAAACACTCGTCTATGGAGGACGAGTAG
- the LOC111808609 gene encoding probable serine/threonine-protein kinase mps1 isoform X2: MDREANLPVPLALEKKVSRQTNSETTTSSSSSSSPDFLRHVQAAFKRHQLLGVTQSNSIRPRRLLVPQREVSRNPRSEARLAESVSRDHAVKDLIEQTKSTMTIIGETQDESITRPSMSGLMTKSFDGSFTSDGHRDEFVRGVGCQSRSTSSALNSGSQHVDGQKMVRFSVKTNKIYQEMDWMAGRQGEAYSVINHGESKHRSFPNAETDMNVKNNGGVSMLAQKTPAVEEKLKRFEDFFTQPVSQPSFDPPCATTTSVHSNSVLMLNSTTYSSHLHQESGGSFATEPLSDFNANIQHEAKRSVLPTSGSSLKDIRDEVKNGKGNDALHAQGLTDNTENVRSNYDISKDQREKLARDGDISKHSLQHNDKSYEGKCFIGDATDTKSKAQVPRKAVSDVNLNPSDSEKQEKVTSGKNTSTTRKRNYDPDMFFKVNGKLYQRLGKIGSGGSSEVHKVISSDCTIYALKKIKLKGRDYTTAYGFCQEIVYLNKLKGKNNIIQLVDYEVTDRTLLQEVLNGSANHKDARVKDDGYIYMVLEYGEIDLAHMLSQKWKEIDGSDQIKDENWLRFYWQQILQAVNTIHEERIVHSDLKPANFLLVKGSLKLIDFGIAKAIMSDTTHIQRDSQVGTLSYMSPEAFMCNEKDANGNTIKCGRPSDIWSLGCILYQMVYGRTPFSEYKTFWSKFKVTTDPNHKIKYEPVGNHWLLDLMKKCLAWDRHERWRIPQLLQHPFLVPPVSPHLSLSQDQSSKLLQLIAESCESDQEASYLRSQLQLLLNSVQPMTSLLITSKDNQSELFSKSSKNYFLLYKDVASQKDER, encoded by the exons ATGGACAGGGAGGCTAACCTTCCGGTCCCGCTCGCACTTGAGAAGAAAGTGAGCCGTCAGACGAACTCAGAAACTACGACCTCgtcttcctcctcctcatcGCCGGACTTCCTTCGGCATGTTCAAGCCGCCTTCAAGCGCCATCAACTACTTG GTGTGACGCAATCAAATAGTATAAGACCCAGGCGCTTGTTAGTTCCCCAAAGAGAGGTGTCAAGGAACCCACGTTCGGAGGCCAGGCTTGCAGAAAGTGTGAGTCGAGATCATGCAGTGAAGGATTTGATAGAACAGACGAAGAGTACGATGACTATTATTGGTGAAACCCAAGATGAATCAATAACGCGGCCTTCCATGTCAGGCCTGATGACCAAAAGCTTTGATGGAAGTTTCACATCTGATGGCCACAGAGATGAATTTGTACGTGGTGTTGGTTGTCAATCAAGGAGCACTTCATCCGCTTTAAATTCAGGATCCCAGCATGTTGATGGTCAGAAAATGGTTCGGTTTTCTGTTAAAACCAACAAGATATATCAGG AGATGGATTGGATGGCCGGCCGCCAAGGAGAAGCTTATAGTGTCATCAATCATGGTGAATCTAAGCACCGAAGTTTCCCAAATGCAGAGACTGATATGAACGTGAAGAACAATGGTGGGGTTTCAATGTTGGCACAAAAAACTCCAGCTGTGGAAGAAAAACTCAAGCGATTTGAAGACTTTTTTACTCAACCAGTTAGTCAACCTTCATTTGATCCACCTTGTGCAACCACCACGTCTGTTCACTCAAATTCAGTGCTTATGCTTAATTCAACGACCTATAGCTCTCATTTGCATCAAGAAAGTGGTGGTAGTTTTGCTACCGAACCTTTGAGTGACTTTAATGCAAATATTCAACATGAAGCTAAAAGAAGTGTGTTGCCAACATCAGGGTCTTCTCTAAAGGACATTAGGGACGAGGTCAAGAATGGGAAAGGCAATGATGCCCTACATGCTCAGGGTCTTACTGATAATACAGAAAATGTTAGAAGCAACTATGACATCTCTAAGGATCAGAGGGAAAAGTTAGCTAGAGATGGTGATATTTCGAAACATTCTTTGCAACACAATGATAAATCATATGAAGGCAAATGTTTCATAGGGGACGCCACTGATACAAAGTCCAAGGCCCAAGTACCCAGAAAGGCAGTTTCGGATGTGAATTTGAACCCCTCTGATtcagaaaaacaagaaaaagtgaCAAGTGGGAAGAACACATCAACAACTCGTAAAAGGAATTATGATCCAGACatgttttttaaggttaatGGAAAGCTTTATCAAAGACTTGGCAAGATAGGCAGTGGAGGAAGCAGTGAGGTTCACAAAGTTATCTCATCAGATTGCACAATATATGCacttaagaaaattaaactaaaaggTCGTGATTATACCACTGCTTATGGGTTCTGTCAGGAGATTGTGTATTTAAATAAgttgaaaggaaagaataacATTATACAACTTGTAGATTATGAG GTAACAGATAGGACTTTACTTCAGGAAGTGTTGAATGGCTCCGCGAATCATAAAGATGCTAGGGTTAAGGATGATGGATATATATACATGGTGCTAGAGTATGGCGAAATTGATTTGGCTCACATGCTCTCacagaaatggaaggaaattGATGGCTCCGATCagataaaagatgaaaattggCTTCGATTCTATTGGCAG CAAATTCTTCAAGCTGTAAACACCATACACGAGGAACGCATTGTTCACTCTGATTTGAAGCCCGCAAATTTCCTTCTCGTCAAAGGCTCGTTAAAACTAATCGACTTTGGTATTGCAAAAGCCATAATGAGTGATACTACTCATATCCAAAGGGATTCACAG GTGGGTACACTGAGTTACATGTCACCCGAGGCATTTATGTGCAATGAGAAAGATGCAAATGGAAACACCATCAAGTGTGGTCGACCATCTGATATTTGGTCCCTTGGCTGCATTCTTTATCAAATGGTTTATGGAAGGACCCCCTTCTCCGAGTATAAGACATTCTGGTCGAAGTTTAAGGTCACTACGGACCCAAATCATAAGATTAAATATGAACCCGTTGGCAACCATTGGCTTCTTGATCTTATGAAGAAGTGCCTTGCATGGGACCGCCATGAGAGGTGGAGAATTCCTCAGTTACTTCAACATCCTTTCCTCGTACCCCCAGTCTCCCCACACCTATCCTTATCTCAAGACCAGAGTTCCAAACTTCTGCAACTTATTGCCGAATCTTGTGAAAGTGATCAGGAAGCTTCGTATCTGCGTTCTCAGCTTCAACTTCTCCTCAACTCTGTGCAGCCGATGACATCTCTGTTAATAACTTCTAAAGACAATCAAAGTGAGTTGTTTTCCAAATCGTCAAAGAACTATTTTCTGCTCTACAAGGATGTGGCATCACAGAAGGATGAAAGGTGA
- the LOC111808609 gene encoding probable serine/threonine-protein kinase mps1 isoform X1, with protein MDREANLPVPLALEKKVSRQTNSETTTSSSSSSSPDFLRHVQAAFKRHQLLGISGVTQSNSIRPRRLLVPQREVSRNPRSEARLAESVSRDHAVKDLIEQTKSTMTIIGETQDESITRPSMSGLMTKSFDGSFTSDGHRDEFVRGVGCQSRSTSSALNSGSQHVDGQKMVRFSVKTNKIYQEMDWMAGRQGEAYSVINHGESKHRSFPNAETDMNVKNNGGVSMLAQKTPAVEEKLKRFEDFFTQPVSQPSFDPPCATTTSVHSNSVLMLNSTTYSSHLHQESGGSFATEPLSDFNANIQHEAKRSVLPTSGSSLKDIRDEVKNGKGNDALHAQGLTDNTENVRSNYDISKDQREKLARDGDISKHSLQHNDKSYEGKCFIGDATDTKSKAQVPRKAVSDVNLNPSDSEKQEKVTSGKNTSTTRKRNYDPDMFFKVNGKLYQRLGKIGSGGSSEVHKVISSDCTIYALKKIKLKGRDYTTAYGFCQEIVYLNKLKGKNNIIQLVDYEVTDRTLLQEVLNGSANHKDARVKDDGYIYMVLEYGEIDLAHMLSQKWKEIDGSDQIKDENWLRFYWQQILQAVNTIHEERIVHSDLKPANFLLVKGSLKLIDFGIAKAIMSDTTHIQRDSQVGTLSYMSPEAFMCNEKDANGNTIKCGRPSDIWSLGCILYQMVYGRTPFSEYKTFWSKFKVTTDPNHKIKYEPVGNHWLLDLMKKCLAWDRHERWRIPQLLQHPFLVPPVSPHLSLSQDQSSKLLQLIAESCESDQEASYLRSQLQLLLNSVQPMTSLLITSKDNQSELFSKSSKNYFLLYKDVASQKDER; from the exons ATGGACAGGGAGGCTAACCTTCCGGTCCCGCTCGCACTTGAGAAGAAAGTGAGCCGTCAGACGAACTCAGAAACTACGACCTCgtcttcctcctcctcatcGCCGGACTTCCTTCGGCATGTTCAAGCCGCCTTCAAGCGCCATCAACTACTTG GAATTTCAGGTGTGACGCAATCAAATAGTATAAGACCCAGGCGCTTGTTAGTTCCCCAAAGAGAGGTGTCAAGGAACCCACGTTCGGAGGCCAGGCTTGCAGAAAGTGTGAGTCGAGATCATGCAGTGAAGGATTTGATAGAACAGACGAAGAGTACGATGACTATTATTGGTGAAACCCAAGATGAATCAATAACGCGGCCTTCCATGTCAGGCCTGATGACCAAAAGCTTTGATGGAAGTTTCACATCTGATGGCCACAGAGATGAATTTGTACGTGGTGTTGGTTGTCAATCAAGGAGCACTTCATCCGCTTTAAATTCAGGATCCCAGCATGTTGATGGTCAGAAAATGGTTCGGTTTTCTGTTAAAACCAACAAGATATATCAGG AGATGGATTGGATGGCCGGCCGCCAAGGAGAAGCTTATAGTGTCATCAATCATGGTGAATCTAAGCACCGAAGTTTCCCAAATGCAGAGACTGATATGAACGTGAAGAACAATGGTGGGGTTTCAATGTTGGCACAAAAAACTCCAGCTGTGGAAGAAAAACTCAAGCGATTTGAAGACTTTTTTACTCAACCAGTTAGTCAACCTTCATTTGATCCACCTTGTGCAACCACCACGTCTGTTCACTCAAATTCAGTGCTTATGCTTAATTCAACGACCTATAGCTCTCATTTGCATCAAGAAAGTGGTGGTAGTTTTGCTACCGAACCTTTGAGTGACTTTAATGCAAATATTCAACATGAAGCTAAAAGAAGTGTGTTGCCAACATCAGGGTCTTCTCTAAAGGACATTAGGGACGAGGTCAAGAATGGGAAAGGCAATGATGCCCTACATGCTCAGGGTCTTACTGATAATACAGAAAATGTTAGAAGCAACTATGACATCTCTAAGGATCAGAGGGAAAAGTTAGCTAGAGATGGTGATATTTCGAAACATTCTTTGCAACACAATGATAAATCATATGAAGGCAAATGTTTCATAGGGGACGCCACTGATACAAAGTCCAAGGCCCAAGTACCCAGAAAGGCAGTTTCGGATGTGAATTTGAACCCCTCTGATtcagaaaaacaagaaaaagtgaCAAGTGGGAAGAACACATCAACAACTCGTAAAAGGAATTATGATCCAGACatgttttttaaggttaatGGAAAGCTTTATCAAAGACTTGGCAAGATAGGCAGTGGAGGAAGCAGTGAGGTTCACAAAGTTATCTCATCAGATTGCACAATATATGCacttaagaaaattaaactaaaaggTCGTGATTATACCACTGCTTATGGGTTCTGTCAGGAGATTGTGTATTTAAATAAgttgaaaggaaagaataacATTATACAACTTGTAGATTATGAG GTAACAGATAGGACTTTACTTCAGGAAGTGTTGAATGGCTCCGCGAATCATAAAGATGCTAGGGTTAAGGATGATGGATATATATACATGGTGCTAGAGTATGGCGAAATTGATTTGGCTCACATGCTCTCacagaaatggaaggaaattGATGGCTCCGATCagataaaagatgaaaattggCTTCGATTCTATTGGCAG CAAATTCTTCAAGCTGTAAACACCATACACGAGGAACGCATTGTTCACTCTGATTTGAAGCCCGCAAATTTCCTTCTCGTCAAAGGCTCGTTAAAACTAATCGACTTTGGTATTGCAAAAGCCATAATGAGTGATACTACTCATATCCAAAGGGATTCACAG GTGGGTACACTGAGTTACATGTCACCCGAGGCATTTATGTGCAATGAGAAAGATGCAAATGGAAACACCATCAAGTGTGGTCGACCATCTGATATTTGGTCCCTTGGCTGCATTCTTTATCAAATGGTTTATGGAAGGACCCCCTTCTCCGAGTATAAGACATTCTGGTCGAAGTTTAAGGTCACTACGGACCCAAATCATAAGATTAAATATGAACCCGTTGGCAACCATTGGCTTCTTGATCTTATGAAGAAGTGCCTTGCATGGGACCGCCATGAGAGGTGGAGAATTCCTCAGTTACTTCAACATCCTTTCCTCGTACCCCCAGTCTCCCCACACCTATCCTTATCTCAAGACCAGAGTTCCAAACTTCTGCAACTTATTGCCGAATCTTGTGAAAGTGATCAGGAAGCTTCGTATCTGCGTTCTCAGCTTCAACTTCTCCTCAACTCTGTGCAGCCGATGACATCTCTGTTAATAACTTCTAAAGACAATCAAAGTGAGTTGTTTTCCAAATCGTCAAAGAACTATTTTCTGCTCTACAAGGATGTGGCATCACAGAAGGATGAAAGGTGA